A single window of Ovis canadensis isolate MfBH-ARS-UI-01 breed Bighorn chromosome 15, ARS-UI_OviCan_v2, whole genome shotgun sequence DNA harbors:
- the P2RY2 gene encoding P2Y purinoceptor 2, translated as MATGPDTWNGTANGTWDGDELDYKCRFNESFKYVLLPVSYGVVCVLGLCLNAAALYVFLCRLKTWNASTTYMFHLAVSDALYAASLPLLVYYYAQGDHWPFSTVLCKLVRFLFYTNLYCSILFLTCISVHRCLGVLRPLHSLRWGRARYARRVAFAVWVLVLSCQAPVLYFVTTSTRGDRIICHDTSAPELFSHFVAYSSVMLSLLFAVPFAVILVCYVLMARRLLKPAYGTTGGLPRAKRKSVRTIAIVLTVFVLCFLPFHVTRTLYYSFRSLDLSCRTLDAINLAYKVTRPLASANSCLDPVLYFLAGQRLVRFARDAKPPTDPTPPTQARHRLGLHRSYGAHADRTEDSASRENSRGTESSLAGSGADTKDVWL; from the coding sequence ATGGCCACAGGCCCGGACACCTGGAATGGCACCGCCAATGGCACGTGGGATGGGGATGAGCTGGACTACAAGTGCCGCTTCAACGAGAGCTTCAAGTACGTGCTGCTGCCCGTGTCCTATGGCGTGGTGTGCGTGCTCGGGCTGTGTCTGAACGCCGCGGCGCTCTACGTCTTCCTGTGCCGCCTCAAGACCTGGAACGCCTCCACCACGTACATGTTCCACCTGGCCGTGTCGGATGCGCTATACGCCGCCTCCCTGCCCCTGCTGGTCTACTACTACGCCCAAGGTGACCACTGGCCCTTCAGCACCGTGCTCTGCAAGCTGGTGCGCTTCCTCTTCTACACCAACCTTTACTGCAGTATCCTGTTCCTCACGTGCATCAGCGTGCACCGGTGCCTGGGCGTCCTGCGCCCGCTGCACTCGCTGCGCTGGGGCCGGGCCCGCTACGCCCGCCGGGTGGCGTTCGCCGTGTGGGTGCTGGTGCTGTCCTGCCAGGCCCCTGTGCTGTACTTTGTCACCACGAGCACCCGAGGCGACCGCATCATCTGCCATGACACCTCGGCACCCGAGCTCTTCAGCCACTTCGTGGCCTACAGCTCTGTCATGCTGAGCCTGCTCTTTGCGGTGCCCTTCGCCGTCATCCTGGTCTGTTACGTACTCATGGCTCGGCGGCTGCTAAAGCCGGCCTACGGGACCACCGGCGGCCTGCCACGGGCCAAGCGCAAGTCCGTGCGCACCATCGCCATTGTGCTGACTGTCTTCGTCCTCTGCTTCCTGCCTTTCCACGTCACCCGCACCCTCTACTACTCCTTCCGCTCGCTGGACCTCAGCTGCCGCACCCTCGACGCCATCAACTTGGCTTACAAGGTCACCCGGCCGTTGGCCAGCGCCAACAGTTGCCTCGACCCCGTGCTCTACTTCCTGGCTGGGCAGAGGCTTGTGCGCTTTGCCCGGGATGCCAAGCCACCCACAGACCCCACGCCTCCCACCCAGGCTCGCCACCGGCTGGGCCTGCACAGGTCCTACGGAGCTCACGCTGACAGAACAGAAGACTCGGCCAGCCGTGAGAACTCCAGGGGGACAGAGTCCTCGCTGGCTGGTAGTGGCGCTGACACTAAGGACGTCTGGCTGTAG